Part of the Xenopus tropicalis strain Nigerian chromosome 3, UCB_Xtro_10.0, whole genome shotgun sequence genome, GGATTAAGAAGTATTATGAGCCCATTGTACTCTGCCCTTCGTTGTGAGAACCATTTGCCCCCAGGCTTGGAGATCTGAACCCCCATCCTTTCTAAGCAGATACCTACAAAGACATCCTCAAATGGAAAAAGGGTCAACCCCATTGCTTCTTTGTATATCCTTGGTGACAAGTCCCCGGAGAAGACATAGCCTGTGCCGGAACAGTAATAAGGGTAAAAAAATTTAGGGTACGTTGCGTATGGTATATACCACTTGCTTCCCCTGTTCCTGAAGGGCATGCCGATTGTTATTATCAACCCTGTGAAAAATTCTAGCTTGAGAGGCTTCTCCGGCTGTAAGATCCGCCTCACCAGGAACCAAGGGTTGAAGAACATGTCAGCGTCCACCTTCATGACATAGCTGGCTCGGGGGCAGAGACGGCTAACCCACTCTATACCCATCAGTGTTTTGACGGTCAGATTCCGATAGGTGTCCAGGAAATCCTGTTGGACGATATCATGGAATGTAGAACTCTCTTGTTCCACAGATATTTCTATGTCATTAACAAAGGACCTGCCCAGAAGGAAAATCCTTTTGATGGAGATTCCAGGGATTAAACTTTCATTGGCCCAAGTCTTCCTCAGGGTGTCCCTGACAAGAACATCTTGGGGCATGAAAGGGATGAGCAGCACTAAGAATGGGGCTTCTCCTCTACATTGTAATGGCTCCTCTATGAGATAAGGGTACAAGGGTCCCACAATTCTGGGATGAACTGTGCTCGGAATCCAAATTCTATTTACGAAATAAGGGTGGAATGCCATCAAGGCCAATGTAGCCAAAAACAGAAATGACAAACAGAACTTTAGTATTTTCACTTTGATTGTCCTTAGATTTTGAGTAATtcttttgcccattgttttacAAGGACAGAGTACAGGAAACAGACAGTTGTTTTAAAGTCAGATTGGACGATGAACAGTAGAGAACCTGGAAAAACAAGCAATAGAAAATAGTAATAGttcaaaacacaaacaaaatcaCAAAGACAAAGTGTaacgttgcttagaataggttcaTTAGCTTTTTAGAGATGTATTTGTATTGTGCTTAGTTTCTGTTCCTGTCCTATGAGATAAAgtaagagatggtgcctataccgTGTTTCCccaaaaataagacactgtcttatattttaagctccaaaatatgcactaggtcctattttcaggggatgtcttatttttccatgaagaagaatacagtacacatttattccatcgtttgggcgagatttatcgcccagccctaggtgggtgtcttattttcggggggagCCTTATTTTCCAAGGgtggtgaaaaatcgggggggtgccttactttcggaggatgtcctattttcggggaaacagggtagtagcagtgggggggggtaatagcctctgggaagggactggggctgtgggatagcaggtatagtagggagagatggtgcctatagtagcagtggggggataatagcctctgggaagggactgtggctttgggatagtaggtatagtagggagagatggtgcctatagtagcagtgggataatagcctctgggaagggactggggctgtgggatagcaggtatagtagggagaggtggtgcctatagtagcagtgggataatagcctctgggaagggactggggctgtgggatagcaggtatagtagggagagatggtgcctatagtagcagtggggggataatagcctctgggaagggactggggctgtgggatagcaggtatagtagggagagatggtgcctatagtagcagtgggataatagcctcttggaagggactgtggctgtgggatagcaggtatagtagggagagatggtgcctatagtagcagtggggggataatagcttctgggaagggactggggctgagggatagtagggagagatggtgcctatagtagcagtggggggataatagcctctgggaagggactggggctgtgggatagcaggtatagtagggagagatggtgcctatagtagcagtggggggataatagcttctgggaagggactggggctgtgggatagtagggagagatggtgcctatagtagcagtggggggataatagcctctgggaagggactggggctgtgggatagcaggtatagtagggagagatggtgcctatagtagcagtggggggataatagcctctgggaagggactggggctgtgggatagcaggtatagtagggagagatggtgcctatagtagcagtgggggggataatagcctctgggaagggactggggctgtgggatagcaggtatagtagggagagatggtgcctatagtagcagtggggggataatagcctctgggaagggactggggctgtgggatagcaggtatagtagggagagatggtgcctatagtagcagtggggggataatagcctctgggaagggactggggctgtgggatagcaggtatagttgggagagatggtgcctatagtagcagtggggggataatagcctctgggaagggactggggctgtgggatagcaggtatagttgggagagatggtgcctatagtagcagtgggaaggggctgtggcagTTAATAGCAGATAGACAAAAACAGTTCCTTCTTCCAAGCCCTTGTAACATACTATCAGGAGGTAAAACTGCCAGTAAACCTGTCATAGCATAAAAAACAGATTATTCTGCAggcaaatctttttaaaaaggTAATTTTTCCATTATCATATTCACAACCCTTTGCCAATTCAGGTACCAGCCCTGTGACATGAGAATTGTTTTATTACTGATTCATGATGTTTTATTAACAGAAACTTTCTCTTTTATTATGAGATAACGCCAATTTACtgtagttgtaaaaaaaaaaaaaaaacagacttccTACATTTTTAAACACCTCCCCTATTAATATTATTGGCAGGAAGCCTACAGGCTGCAATACtcagtgtcccatagccccctcctgtctgtgtcactgtatcaccctgcagtgggagggacagactccatgtcccatagctccctcctgtctgtgtcactgtatcaccctgcagtgggagggacagactccgtgtcccatagccccctcctgtctgtgtcactgtatcaccctgcagtgggaggggcagactccatgtcccatagccccctcctgtctgtgtcactgtatcaccctgcagtgggaggggcagactccgtgtcccatagccccctcctgtctgtgtcactgtatcaccctgcagtgggagggacagactccgtgtcccatagccccctcttgtctgtgtcactgtatcaccctgcagtgggaggggcagactccgtgtcccatagttccctcctgtctgtgtcactgtatcaccctgcagtgggaggggcagactccgtgtcccatagctccctcctgtctgtgtcactgtatcaccctgcagtgggaggggcagactccgtgtcccatagccccctcctgtctgtgtcactgtatcaccctgcaatgggaggggcagactccgtgtcccatagccccctcctgtgtcactgtatcaccctgcagtgggagggaaagactccatgtcccatagctccctcctgtctgtgtcactgtatcaccctgcagtgggagggacagactccgtgtcccatagccccctcctgtctgtgtcactgtatcaccctgcagtgggaggggcagactccgtgtcccatagccccctcctgtctgtgtcactgtatcaccctgcagtgggaggggacagactctgtgtcccatagcccccccctgtctgtgtcactgtatcaccctgcagtgggaggggcagactccgtgtcccatagttccctcctgtctgtgtcactgtatcaccctgcagtgggaggggcagactccgtgtcccatagctccctcctgtctgtgtcactgtatcaccctgcagtgggaggggcagactccgtgtcccatagccccctcctgtctgtgtcactgtatcaccctgcaatgggaggggcagactccgtgtcccatagccccctcctgtgtcactgtatcaccctgcagtgggagggaaagactccatgtcccatagctccctcctgtctgtgtcactgtatcaccctgcagtgggagggacagactccgtgtcccatagccccctcctgtctgtgtcactgtatcaccctgcagtgggaggggcagactccgtgtcccatagccccctcctgtctgtgtcactgtatcaccctgcagtgggaggggacagactctgtgtcccatagccccctcctgtctgtgtcactgtatcaccctgcagtgggaggggcagactccgtgtcccatagttccctcctgtctgtgtcactgtatcaccctgcagtgggaggggcagactccgtgtcccatagctccctcctgtctgtgtcactgtatcaccctgcagtgggaggggcagactccgtgtcccatagcccccttctgtctgtgtcactgtatcaccctgcaatgggaggggcagactccgtgtcccatagccccctcctgtgtcactgtatcaccctgcagtgggagggaaagactccatgtcccatagctccctcctgtctgtgtcactgtatcaccctgcagtgggagggacagactccgtgtcccatagccccctcctgtctgtgtcactgtatcaccctgcagtgggaggggcagactccgtgtcccatagccccctcctgtctgtgtcactgtatcaccctgcagtgggaggggacagactctgtgtcccatagccccctcctgtctgtgtcactgtatcaccctgcagtgggaggggcagactccgtgtcccatagttccctcctgtctgtgtcactgtatcaccctgcagtgggaggggcagactccgtgtcccatagctccctcctgtctgtgtcactgtatcaccctgcagtgggaggggcagactccgtgtcccatagccccctcctgtctgtgtcactgtatcaccctgcaatgggaggggcagactccgtgtcccatagccccctcctgtgtcactgtatcaccctgcagtgggagggaaagactccatgtcccatagctccctcctgtctgtgtcactgtatcaccctgcagtgggagggacagactccgtgtcccatagccccctcctgtctgtgtcactgtatcaccctgcagtgggaggggcagactccgtgtcccatagccccctcctgtctgtgtcactgtatcaccctgcagtgggaggggacagactctgtgtcccatagccccctcctgtctgtgtcactgtatcaccctgcagtgggaggggcagactccgtgtcccatagttccctcctgtctgtgtcactgtatcaccctgcagtgggaggggcagactccgtgtcccatagccccctcctgtctgtgtcactgtatcaccctgcaatgggaggggcagactccgtgtcccatagccccctcctgtgtcactgtatcaccctgcagtgggagggaaagactccatgtcccatagctccctcctgtctgtgtcactgtatcaccctgcagtgggaggggcagactccgtgtcccatagccccctcctgtctgtgtcactgtatcaccctgcagtgggaggggacagactctgtgtcccatagccccctcctgtctgtgtcactgtatcaccctgcagtgggaggggcagactccgtgtcccatagttccctcctgtctgtgtcactgtatcaccctgcagtgggaggggcagactccgtgtcccatagctccctcctgtctgtgtcactgtatcaccctgcagtgggaggggcagactccgtgtcccatagcccccttctgtctgtgtcactgtatcaccctgcaatgggaggggcagactccgtgtcccatagccccctcctgtgtcactgtatcaccctgcagtgggagggaaagactccatgtcccatagctccctcctgtctgtgtcactgtatcaccctgcagtgggagggacagactccgtgtcccatagctccctcctgtctgtgccactgtatcaccctgcagtgggagggacagactccgtgtcccatagccccctcctgtctgtgtcactgtatcaccctgcagtgggaggggcagactccgtgtcccatagccccctcctgtctgtgtcactgtatcaccctgcagtgggaggggacagactctgtgtcccatagccccctcctgtctgtgtcactgtatcaccctgcagtgggaggggcagactccgtgtcccatagttcgctcctgtctgtgtcactgtatcaccctgcagtgggaggggcagactccgtgtcccatagctccctcctgtctgtgtcactgtatcaccctgcagtgggaggggcagactccgtgtcccatagccccctcctgtctgtgtcactgtatcaccctgcaatgggaggggcagactccgtgtcccatagccccctcctgtgtcactgtatcaccctgcagtgggagggaaagactccatgtcccatagctccctcctgtctgtgtcactgtatcaccctgcagtgatacagtgacacagacactGTGGGGTGTAGCCCTAAATAAGAGGGTCTCCTAGGAGAAGTAAAGAGAAAGGTACCTGAACCTGCATATCAACTTTATTGGGGATTCTGTGTGAATACAATAAAGAAGTTCATTTGGTTAATTAGCACTTCCAGTGTCCTAGTCAATTCCTCAaagagtggatcctcaactgcctggtaagcaaccaccccaaggggggcaaggtaccgggagttgctgggagtccctACATTTGGAGGACTGCACAGATAACCCAGAGAAgcttcccagggaggggtgttacagttcaacctgtccctaccctgggagGAGGCACGCCAATTAACAGCATACCTGCTCTTCCAGATAAGCGGAGGCAcaggctcctgtagcgccacacgcaggtaaaTGCTTGTTAGaagtacaacagtagccaaaagagggttattacagagaaaagggaatcatttaaccatgaaataaacccaatagggctgttctgcccccaataaggggtaattatatcttagttgggatcaagtacaggtactgttttattattacagagaaaagggaatcatttaaccattaaataaacccaatagggctgttctgcccccaataaggggtaattatatcttagttgggatcaagtacaggtactgttttattattacagagaaaagggaatcatttaaccattaaataaacccaatagggctgttctgcccccaataaggggtaattatatcttagttgggatcaagtacaggtactgttttattattacagagaaaagggaatcatttaaccattaaataaacccaatagggctgttctgccccaataaggggtaattatatcttagttgggatcaagtacagatactgttttattattacagagaaaagggaatcatttaaccattaaataaacccaatagggctgttctgccccaataaggggtaattatatcttagttgggatcaagtacaggtactgttttattattacagagaaaagggaatcatttaaccatgaaataaacccaatagggctgttctgcccccaataaggggtaattatatcttagttgggatcaagtacaggtactgttttattattacagagaaaagggaatcatttaaccattaaataaacccaatagggctgttctgccccaataaggggtaattatatcttagttgggatcaagtacagggactgttttattattacagagaaaagggaatcatttaaccattaaataaacccaatagggctgttctgccccaataaggggtaattatatcttagttgggatcaagtacaggtactgttttattattacagagaaaagggaatactttttaaaaaaagtgaattacttaatcaaaatggagtctatgggagatgttctttccgcaatttgggaactttctgaataatgggtttccagataatgggtcccttacctgtacaaagAATGGGGCTACTAGTAAGGGAGTTATAAAGAAGCAGACAGGATCATACACAAAGTATCAGCCAAACAATGCAGATTTATGAAGCTCTGGGCCAGACATGCCTAAATTATagataactagagatgtagcgaacctcacaaaaaaagttcgcgaacccgttcgtgaacttccaccaaaaagtgcgaacttttgcgaactttgcgaaccccatagacttcaatgggaaggcgaactttaaaacctagaaaagccatttctggccagaaaactgattttaaagttgtttaaagggtgccacgacctggacagtggcatgcaggagggggatcaagggcaaaaatttctctgaaaaatacgttgttgacagagcgttgcgttttgtgctgtaaagggcagaaatcacactgcatttctaaacttgtgtaataaactgctttaaaacgtccggcgtctacatgccaatcaagtcgtgtaaaggttacaggcggttcacacgcaaagacaaaacgccgcagtagtggatacggaatatattattgctggtggaaaaacatcgctcaggtgattttattgcaatgcaatgtcactactgtgtgtaacgtgtttggtgcactactatgaataacagcaaacagcactggacacattaaagaacagtaacttaaattaaaaaaaaaaaaatatattaataataaaaaaaaagtgatctctggttggtgctgggggtgaactactaggagcagcacaccagtccccaacacagctagactaatagcactgggctctataaattacagtagcaaagtaaaaaaacacaaataaaaaaaatgatgtgaatgtgtggttggtgcttagtgcactactatgagcagcacacctgtctccaacacacacagacagagctgcagtacacaatgaaaagaagagtaacagtaatcagaaaataaaagcagtccttacaaggactattgggttacagcagatgagatcagcaggacagctgcccacagcagctacatacagagcagtagaaagtagattactagtcagcaaagctacctaaactgtccctcaaacccctgcacagcttctctccctatgctaactcatcaagcacacacaggcagaatgtaaaatggctgctgggcttcggtttatatatggaagggagtggtccgggggtggtccaggagggagagctgcctgattggctgacatatatctgctggctctggggtgagaggtcaaaatttggctccagctaaggcgaacccaaaattgcgaacttcgctaaaagttcgcgaacttgcgaacacccgattttcgtgcgaattagttctccggcgaacagttcgctacatctctatagatAACTAAAGGATCACGGCTGCCtaaactaaagcaaaaaaagtaaaaactcttacccgcacaccctggctctccaaacaGTGAAGCTTGGTGCACAGATGCTGGAGGGATCAGCACCATCCCAAATAGTCTGAAAAAGAGCAAGTACTGGCACTGCAAAGCAATAATAAGCAGCGCAAGCCTTTGCAAGTTTATTGCAAACATGCCTAAACTAAAGCCCTAACTCTACAGAAACCCCATTTGCTCAGGCAAGTAGGGGACAGGAACTCTAAGAAGCCGCCTCCCAATGCTGATTGGAGGAGACTAACCAGCAAGTTGACACTTATATTGGCAGAAGCAACATAACATCCCTTCTCTCTCATAAAGCAGCCTATGGACACCCTAGAAGTCAGTGTGAACATTAGTAGTGGGTTCCCAAGATCTCTGTTCAGGACCAAAAACCCTTTGAGTTTGAGTACCTGTATAGGGGCTGGAGAGGCAGAGTAAGAGGTTTGAGTACCTGTATAGGGGCTGGGGAGGCCAAGTAAGAGGTTTGAGTACCTGTATAGGCGCTGGAGAGGCAAAGTAAAAGGTTTGAGTACCTGTATAGGGGCTGGAGCGGCAGAGTAAGAGGTTTAAGTACCTGTATAGGGGCTGGAGAGGCAGAGTAAGAGGTCTGAGTACCTGTATAGGGGCTGAAGAGGCAGAGTAAGAGGTTTGAGTACTTTAATAAGGGCTGGAGAGGTGGAGTAAGAGGTTTGAGTACCTGTATAGGGGCTGGAGAGGCAGAGTAAAAGGTTTGAGTACCTGTATAGGGACTGGAGCGGCAGAGTAAGAGGTTTAAGTACCTGTATAGGGGCTGGAGAGGCAGAGTAAGAGGTCCGAGTACCTGTATAGGGGCTGGAGAGGTGGAGTAAGAGGTTTGAGTACCTTTATAGGGGCTGGAGAGGCGGAGTAAGAGGTTTGAGTACCTGTATAGGGTCTTGTAACTATACTTGGTGGTCtaggggggtcggcagggacgcCCACCGCTTCCCGTGTGGTGACACCTGACATGCTCTTACTCTATGCGCGCGCCCGCTGCCTTTTTGCCGCACGTCCTGTATTTtgccgcgcgcatgcgcacttattTCCGCACTGCGTATGACGTaacaatggcgcgaaatttaaatatttaaagccaaactTGCTGTGCACTCAATGCCCAACGTAGGGTTACTTCTTGTAACTCCCTGGgtctccttattgggggcagaacagccctattgggtttatttcatggttaaatgattcccttttctctgtaataataaaacagtacctgtacttgatcccaactaagatataattaccccttattgcgggcagaacagccctattggatttatttcatggttaaatgattcccttttctctgtaataataaaacagtacctgtacttgatcccaactaagatataattaccccttattgggggcagaacagccctattgggtgtatttaatggttaaatgattcccttttctctgtaataataaaacagtacctgtacttgatcccaaccaagatataattaccccttattggggcagaacagccctattgggtttatttaatggttaaatgattcccttttctctgtaataataaaacagtacctgtacttgatcccaactaagatataattaccccttattgggggcagaacagccctattgggtgtatttaatggttaaatgattcccttttctctgtaataataaaacagtacctgtacttgatcccaactaagatataattaccccttattgggggcagaacagccctattgggtttatttaatggttaaatgatttgttagtagatttaaagtatggagatccaaaactATGGATTATGGCtcccttatccaaaaatccaTGTATGAAAAGGAGCTGAAATCCCCTGCCACTGAACTTTGGGCGCTATAACAAGTTCTAATTAGATGTTTAAAGGGACCTCTAGTTCCAAATGCTCCCATGTAATTACATAAATGATACCAGAATAGATTATCAAAAGCAGAGACATGACTGGCAAGACCTTGATTCCCATACCTGGATAGCTGGGAGGTATGATATAGTGCCAGGGGCATAACTAGAAACtgtgcccagtgccccccccttCCAAGAATCCCGTGTCCGATTAGCTCACACACGGAGCACTGAGGACCGGAAGCACAGAAATCCCCGGCGCACCCAGACTCCAGTACTCTGGGTGTGAGCTCAGGTGCAGCTGGGTGGCATGTTGCCCCTTAATccgtgccaccctaggcccaggcctttgtgccCCACAGGAAAAATCATTTCTGGTCCCCTAAACTTTATGGAATATCTCATTCCCAAACATtttatgaatctgccccatttggtCCATCAAGTCAAATAACTCTGCTCCCTcaataacagggatccccaaccagtggctcaggggcaacatgttgctcaccaaccccttgggtgttgctcccagtggcctcaaagtaggtgccatttataAATCTCTGgtttggggacaagttttggaagtTCAGAGACATTgtattactccaagcagagcctccagcaggccagcagcccacatggggctaccaaacagccaatcacagcccttatttggcaccaccaaataacttttttcatgcttctgtggctcctcaacactttttacatctgagtgtggcttatgagtagcaaaggttggggatccctgctctatagttaccccactagTTGTTGCTTAGGTTACCTGTTGTACTAAGGCCGATTAAGGGAAATCATTTTCTGAGCTTAGAAGacaccatataaaaaaaaaaaaaaatttatttaaattactatgcatatacaattattattaaaCAATTATATCAAAGATTCCGCCCCTTGCAGATCCATCAAAGGTTTTTGAAGACTTTCCCACCCTTTTGCTCTGTATTACAGTAGCCTATCAGGCAGCTTCCTGTTCCGcagcctatttacccagttttatttttacactgaaatgtttGTTTAAGGTCACCACAGATCTGACTCCTTCGCTTTTCTCTAAAGAGTCAGGGAGGCGGGGCTTTCTCTTCCTAGCCGATTATGGGCAGTGGCAGCAGCATCTCAATCAGAAACATTTCCAGTCCGAGTTAAGCAGTGCATTCAAGATACCCCATGTTATAGCACTTTGGGGAACACAGAGAACCCACAGCTCAAACAAAAGTCTCAACCCCAGACATTATGACTAACGGCATGAACAAGAGGGGAGTAAGAAGTATTATGAGCCCATTGCTCTTCATCTTTCAAGTGCAGTCATCCAGAGCCTTGAGGAAATCAGGCCACAACTTCAGCAACTCGTCTGGGCTGTAATGATGATCAGTAACAAGCTTGGTAAATTGGCACCTATTGTACTCTGCCCTTTCTTGTGAAAACCATTTGCCCCCAGGCTTGGAGATCTGAACCCCCATCCTTTCTAAGCAGATACCTACAAAGACATCCTCAAATGGAAAAAGGGTCAACCCCATTGCTTCTTTGTATATCCTTGGTGACAAGTCCCCGGAGAAGACATAGCCTGTGCCGGAACAGTAATAAGGGTAAAAAAATTTAGGGTACGTTGCGTATGGTATATACCACTTGCTTCCCCTGTTCCTGAAGGGCATGCCGATTGTTATTATCAACCCGGTGAAAAATTCCAGCTTGAGGGGCTTCTCCGGCTGTAAGATCCGCCTCACCAGGAACCAAGGGTTGAAGAACATGTCAGCGTCCACCTTCATGACATAGCTGGCTCGGGGGCAGAGACGGCTAACCCACTCTATACCCATCAGTGTTTTGACGGTCAGATTATGGTAGGTGTCCAGGAAATCCTGTTGGACGATATCATGGAATGTAGAACTCTCTTGTTCCACAGATATTTCTATGTCATTAACAAAGGACCTGCCCAGAAGGAAAATCCTTTTGATGGAGATTCCAGGGATTAAACTTTCATTGGCCCAAGTCTTCCTCAGGGCGTCCCTGACAAGAACATCTTGGGGCATGGAAGGGATGAGCAGCACTAAGAATGGGGCTTCTCCTCTACATTGTAATGGTTCCTCTATGAGATAAGGGTACAAGGGTCCCAC contains:
- the LOC101732799 gene encoding beta-1,3-galactosyltransferase 2 isoform X2 — translated: MGKRITQNLRTIKVKILKFCLSFLFLATLALMAFHPYFVNRIWIPSTVHPRIVGPLYPYLIEEPLQCRGEAPFLVLLIPFMPQDVLVRDTLRKTWANESLIPGISIKRIFLLGRSFVNDIEISVEQESSTFHDIVQQDFLDTYRNLTVKTLMGIEWVSRLCPRASYVMKVDADMFFNPWFLVRRILQPEKPLKLEFFTGLIITIGMPFRNRGSKWYIPYATYPKFFYPYYCSGTGYVFSGDLSPRIYKEAMGLTLFPFEDVFVGICLERMGVQISKPGGKWFSQRRAEYNGLIILLNPLLFMPLVTLSGVETFV
- the LOC101732799 gene encoding beta-1,3-galactosyltransferase 2 isoform X1, with protein sequence MGKRITQNLRTIKLKILKFCLSFLFLATLALMAFHSYFVNRIWIPSTVHPRIVGPLYPYLIEEPLQCRGEAPFLVLLIPSMPQDVLVRDALRKTWANESLIPGISIKRIFLLGRSFVNDIEISVEQESSTFHDIVQQDFLDTYHNLTVKTLMGIEWVSRLCPRASYVMKVDADMFFNPWFLVRRILQPEKPLKLEFFTGLIITIGMPFRNRGSKWYIPYATYPKFFYPYYCSGTGYVFSGDLSPRIYKEAMGLTLFPFEDVFVGICLERMGVQISKPGGKWFSQERAEYNRCQFTKLVTDHHYSPDELLKLWPDFLKALDDCT